A genomic segment from Aegilops tauschii subsp. strangulata cultivar AL8/78 chromosome 1, Aet v6.0, whole genome shotgun sequence encodes:
- the LOC109785021 gene encoding cytochrome P450 71A1 has product MASLQLDSTLLLCLLFVVSCFTIVARGFRYGRRSAQPPSPPGLPIIGNLLQFGRGRHHRTLEALARRHGPLILLRIGAVRAVVVSSAPLADAVLRTQDHVFCSRPQQYMTRGTFYGCRDVAFSAYSERWRQLRRIAVVHLLSVKRVDSFRALREEEAARFVGRVRAASGAQEDGGKRPGVNVTELIITLTYSVISRAAFGHKLGGVEPAKVLFILASSPVAQSTSHPNLGNTSLTATAAKLDIIMERTITEHEEDPGNDGEARDLLDDLLSIAKDGDQGFKLDRIDVKGLILDMFIGGTDTTYKTIEWTMAELIKNPREMAKVQSEVRQVAAGAHGGVLEEELGKMNLLQAAMKETLRLHPAVPLLLPRESIQDAQLHGYAIPAKTNVMVNTWAIGRDNESWENAEEFRPERFLGGTIDYNGKDPRFLPFGAGRRGCPGMAFGTRLVELTLANMMYHFD; this is encoded by the exons ATGGCATCTCTTCAGCTCGACTCTACACTACTCCTCTGCCTCCTCTTCGTGGTATCTTGCTTCACCATCGTCGCGAGAGGCTTCCGATATGGCCGCCGGAGTGCGCAGCCACCTTCGCCACCTGGGCTGCCTATCATCGGCAACCTGCTCCAGTTCGGGCGGGGCCGCCATCACCGGACGCTGGAGGCCCTAGCTCGGCGCCACGGCCCGCTCATCCTCCTCCGCATCGGCGCCGTGCGGGCCGTCGTGGTCTCCTCGGCCCCGCTCGCCGACGCGGTGCTCAGGACCCAGGACCACGTCTTCTGCAGCCGCCCGCAGCAGTACATGACCCGCGGCACGTTCTACGGCTGCCGGGACGTCGCCTTCAGCGCCTACAGCGAGCGCTGGCGCCAACTACGCCGCATCGCCGTGGTGCACCTCCTCAGCGTGAAGCGGGTCGACTCCTTCCGCGCCCTccgggaggaggaggccgcgCGCTTCGTGGGACGGGTCCGGGCGGCCAGTGGCGCCCAGGAGGACGGCGGCAAACGCCCGGGGGTCAACGTCACCGAGCTCATCATCACCCTAACCTACTCCGTGATCTCGCGGGCGGCTTTCGGGCACAAGCTTGGCGGCGTCGAGCCGGCCAAGGTCCTCTTCATCCTCGCGTCGAGCCCCGTTGCCCAGTCCACTAGCCACCCTAATCTCGGGAACACGTCGCTCACGGCGACGGCGGCCAAGCTCGACATTATTATGGAGAGGACCATCACGGAGCACGAGGAGGACCCAGGAAACGACGGCGAGGCTCGGGACCTCCTGGACGACTTGCTCTCGATCGCTAAGGATGGCGACCAGGGGTTTAAGCTGGACCGGATTGATGTGAAGGGACTTATCTTG GACATGTTCATAGGTGGCACCGACACGACCTACAAGACGATAGAATGGACCATGGCGGAGCTCATCAAGAATCCAAGAGAAATGGCAAAGGTGCAATCAGAGGTGAGACAGGTTGCAGCAGGCGCGCATGGAGGAGTCCTCGAGGAGGAGCTGGGGAAGATGAACCTCCTGCAGGCGGCCATGAAAGAGACATTGCGGCTACACCCAGCAGTGCCGCTCCTCCTCCCACGCGAGTCGATTCAAGATGCACAGCTGCACGGTTATGCCATCCCGGCCAAAACCAATGTCATGGTTAACACGTGGGCCATCGGGAGGGATAACGAGTCGTGGGAGAACGCCGAGGAGTTCCGGCCAGAAAGGTTCCTGGGCGGAACCATTGACTACAATGGCAAGGATCCCCGGTTCCTACCGTTCGGTGCAGGGAGGAGGGGTTGCCCCGGTATGGCCTTTGGGACGCGCCTCGTGGAGCTCACGTTAGCTAACATGATGTACCATTTCGACTAA